A genomic window from bacterium includes:
- a CDS encoding DNA-directed RNA polymerase subunit alpha gives MKLLPLKMPEKIEILERANNYGKFFLSPLERGFGITIGNALRRVLLSSIQGSAISAVKIDGVLHEFSTIPGVYEDVPEIILNLKRVRIKLLNKLEKKFLLSIKKKGIVKASNIKIDNTCKIINPDQLILTVTDDIKPFNIELTVTSGRGYVPSEFLKKDDAPIGTIFIDAFYSPVTKVNYKVGNTRIEKRTDYDTLTLEVWTDGGISPEYAVGLSALILKEHINLFENLRREEKIERIKEIDEKEKEFRKILAIKISDLELSVRASNCLKNAKIETLGDLVKKTEAEMLEYPNFGRKSLAELVDLLKKYGLSFGMSLLKGNKREK, from the coding sequence ATGAAACTTTTGCCTTTAAAGATGCCAGAGAAAATAGAAATCTTGGAACGGGCTAATAATTATGGTAAATTCTTCTTATCGCCACTTGAGAGAGGGTTTGGTATTACTATTGGAAATGCATTGAGGAGAGTCCTTTTATCGTCAATCCAAGGGTCTGCTATCTCAGCAGTAAAAATTGATGGAGTATTGCATGAATTTTCTACAATTCCTGGAGTTTATGAAGATGTTCCGGAAATTATTCTTAATTTAAAACGTGTAAGGATAAAACTATTAAATAAACTTGAAAAGAAATTTCTTCTTTCTATTAAGAAAAAAGGAATCGTAAAAGCTTCTAATATTAAGATAGACAACACCTGTAAGATAATAAATCCAGACCAACTTATACTAACTGTAACAGATGATATAAAGCCTTTCAATATAGAGCTCACAGTGACTTCTGGTAGAGGATATGTTCCTTCCGAGTTCTTAAAAAAAGATGATGCCCCAATTGGCACAATATTTATTGATGCATTTTATTCACCTGTAACAAAGGTAAATTATAAAGTAGGAAATACTCGTATAGAGAAGCGAACAGACTACGATACTCTGACTCTCGAAGTTTGGACAGATGGCGGGATTTCGCCTGAGTATGCAGTTGGTTTAAGCGCTTTAATTTTAAAAGAGCATATTAACCTATTTGAAAATTTGAGAAGAGAAGAGAAGATTGAAAGGATTAAAGAGATAGACGAAAAGGAGAAAGAGTTCCGCAAGATATTGGCAATAAAAATATCAGACCTTGAACTTTCTGTTAGGGCTTCTAATTGCCTAAAAAATGCTAAGATTGAAACTCTTGGCGACTTGGTTAAAAAAACGGAAGCCGAAATGCTTGAGTATCCAAATTTTGGAAGAAAATCACTTGCCGAGTTAGTCGATTTACTGAAAAAATATGGTCTTTCATTTGGTATGAGTTTATTAAAAGGTAATAAGAGAGAAAAATGA
- the rplQ gene encoding 50S ribosomal protein L17: protein MRHNKKVRKLGRPRDARRALLSNLVRSIFTHYGIVTTLSKAKEASRLISRLITFAKIGSTSARREVFAHLQDKKIVQKLFNDIAPRFADRKGGYTRIIRLGPRKGDGAKMSLLELIGFEGERKKKQEELEERRKEREEKELRGVE, encoded by the coding sequence ATGAGGCATAATAAAAAAGTTCGTAAACTTGGTAGACCGAGAGATGCTCGGCGTGCCTTACTCTCAAATCTTGTTCGCTCAATCTTTACCCATTACGGAATTGTAACTACTCTTTCTAAGGCAAAGGAGGCAAGCAGATTAATTTCACGGCTGATAACTTTTGCTAAAATAGGAAGTACGTCTGCAAGAAGGGAAGTATTTGCACATTTACAAGATAAGAAAATTGTACAAAAACTATTTAACGACATTGCACCAAGATTTGCTGACCGAAAAGGAGGTTATACAAGGATTATCCGTCTTGGTCCAAGGAAAGGTGATGGTGCAAAGATGTCATTACTTGAACTAATAGGATTTGAAGGAGAACGCAAAAAGAAGCAAGAAGAGCTTGAAGAGAGACGTAAAGAACGTGAAGAAAAAGAATTAAGAGGTGTAGAATGA